One Phyllopteryx taeniolatus isolate TA_2022b chromosome 20, UOR_Ptae_1.2, whole genome shotgun sequence genomic window, TGAGGTTGACTTTTCTTTGTAGAAATAACACCAGATGTGGACAAAATGGCTTCAGATGACAAATGGTCAAGTCTAGTTTTGTGTCTTGCTATTTAGTTGCAAATATTGCTACAATGACAGATATACACTTTTATGTCTACTAGCCAAGTGGAAATAACAGCAGCAGGGTGATTTCAAATGGTTTACAGTATAAAATGTGACAGCAGATTGGGCCGAAATACAAGAAGAAAGATGGCGAAATATCCATAAGAATTTAGAGGGAAAATGGATCAGGgatcatgtgtgtgtgaatattgtaatgttcttttttgtggAAACAAGCCCGACGTCTTGTGCCTCTATTGTGTGCTGCTCATTTAGCGCCTTCCTTCCACTCGCAGCGTgacaacaatgtgtgtgtgtgtgcaattaGAATTCAAATGGAGCTTTAAGGAGTGCTAGCATGGCACGATTCCACATTGTTTGGGCATcgtccagccccccccccaaaaaaagcaacaatttGTATGGTAAACTCATCCACAGGTCCTAAAAGATCCATATAGTAACttgaaataaaaaggaaaagtaCATTACAGTGAATAAGTGCCACACTCACCCTTCCCTTGGTTGATCTCTCCTCCCCCTGAAGTGTGCTCTCTCCTCGGCTCGGACGGTCCCCAGTCTGCCCCCCGCCCCGGGCAGCTCGCTGTAAGCATGTGTCGCCCCGAGAGGAGGAGGACTACTACGCACAAAAAGTTGGTCAGCAAAAGTTAGCCCCAAAAGTTTAGTctttggcggggggggggggggggggggggggggggggggggggcctcccTGCATGTCGTTGTGCATCAGTGGTTTCCTTTTTAAAGAGGATATGGACCACAGGTCAGCGTGGGAACACTTGGGGAAgactaaaaaaataagacacttAGTAGTAATATACAAGACTATTTTTGCAAAATGGACAACTTTGAACATGAGCGCAAGACATACACGGCTAGAAATTTCTCATGTATGTATTTGGATAAAAGGTCAGACCAAATTTTTCACTCATCAGTTGTGGGACTACATTGGTGTAAAACCTACAGCACTGGGGCCAGGTACGGCCTCTCTCATATGCAATTGTAATATAAatatcaaacaataaaaaacatgtcaagCTACCAATGCGTGTAATAAAACAATTTGATCATCATTTTTCATAACTGTATGATCCTCGGAGGACTGTATAAAACATGTAAGGTTCCCCAATGAATGATGTCATGtgattaagtttttttttttaaggaagttaaaaaacatttagaaaattgtacataatttgggtttattttgcttcattttttgcaatttttgttttgctgtctcTGCCCTTTTTATTTACTAAAATCTGTATCATTGACGGGTAACCTACAGCTCATGGGCCACATACGGCCCACGAAAGCATTTAATTCGGCCTACAGTGTAATTCTAAAAACGGACATAGGAAATCATTTAACCCACAAATATTcataatacataaaaaacagtaatttattttttcataaatgtaaTATGGCCTGATGCAAACTTTTTACATCCTAAAAATCTCAATTGGTTCATACAAATATAGGCAACCTCTGGCTCGGGGGCCATATAAGGCCCCGCCACAACACTTGATCCGGTCcgccatgcaattctaaaaacaaatcaaacttgCCTGAAAAAGTCTCTACTCAAGTGCATTCAAATACAGAATAAATGCCTTATGTTGGGAGAGGGTGGTTTTGTTTATTCCCCCTTTTTCATGCAATCTGGGGAACCTTTTACCCATCAGGGGCCATAACTTTACCTTAACTCCATGAAATACAGTTTTAGTTAGAATATGGGAAAATGCTCTGGAGGACATATCAGGCCCACAGGCTGTAGGTTAGTGACCCTTGTagctcagtggttctcaaaatgtggcagtgtaccactagtggtatgcaaaagaatcataagtacagttcagttgtatttacctTGAACGTTTTACACATTTGGACGTTATCtttgagaattatttttattattattattttttaaacattgatttATATTATTGTGATTTTCGTCTTGCCCTATTAGGGACCCCCACAGTGAGTTGcttacattattttttgggCAGTTTTTAGACCGGATGCCTTCCTGAGGCAACCCAACCATTCTTTAGCCGAGCTTATGTTATTGAACTTTTAtgggcaatacattttaattgaataaatattttagtAGCCTATTTTTCCCTATATTGTAATGCAGTATTAACGTTCAAAGTGTGCATAAAaatttacagtggcttaaaaattaatattaaaCATACTTTAAGGAAAAAACCTCTGCCTAGTTCAGCAAAAGAAATACAAGGCTCGTTGTAATCAATTACCGGAGAGAGCCTAGCAGTGGATTTGGGGGGCTGAAAAGGCAAAAAGGGGGCGTGCGCGCAGAGCTTGAGAGCCCACGTCACGTGGCCTGGCTCCTGGCCTCCCATTGGTCGGAGGCACGTGTCTGGGAGGACAGTGGGGAGACGTCACTCAAGGGGGGCTTCTCGTATGGAAAATAAGAAGCAAACTCCAGAGTGAGAGTATTAAgagcatcactttttttttgcgagCCTCTTTATTTAGTTTAGTTGAAGCCGTTCGCCGCCGCGGACGTCTCTGCACGTAAATGTGCGCAAATGGCTCGGGCGCACTCGTAACGGCAGCAACGCGGGGGCTATTATGTCCAAAAAGTATGCTTTTCTCCGAGGACGCTACCGCGAGGCTGTGCGTAGCACTCTCTAACCGTTGTTGATTgtcttattgtttttctttttctttttttcttttttttaaacaaatccaCCTCCAACTTGTGCATGCGAAGCGCGCCGGAGGAGAGCCACAAAAGGGGTTAAACATAAAGAGAGTAAAGgggggagaaaacaaaacaaaaaaacgattcACGATGGAAGAGAACGAGCGCGGCAGCAGAGACGAGTCGGCGGAATCGAACAGAGCCATCCTGCCTCTGCTGCAGGTGCAAGGGGGCAACGCGCAGAACCCGCACCGGGTCACCAACTTCTTCATCGACAACATCCTGAGGCCGGATTTCGGACGCAAAAAGGACACCGGAGCGAACCACCAGCACCGCCGCGGGGAAAGTATTTTGTCGCCcccgccgccgctgccgcctCCACCGCCTCCGCCGCCGGAGAGCCTCGGCAGTCCGGCGGCGCCTCAGACCGAGCCGGTGGGCAGCACAGTGCCCACGGAGGGCACCTCCACGCCGCACGCGGACAAGCCAGCCATAGCCGCCGAGGAGCCCCTGAAAGCCCGCGGGGAGAGCGGAGACCAGTGCCTAAGCTCGGACTCGGACAGTTCCCAAGCCAGCTCCAACGCAGCCCCAGCCCAGCAGCCCATGCTGTGGCCCGCCTGGGTGTACTGCACCCGCTACTCGGACAGGCCCTCTTCAGGTGGGTAACCCCGAATGGAGTCCCGGAACACTGAACGACTTCGAGCTGCGCGCTAGGGCTCATCGACCCATGTGTTTACCTTTTCGATTGATGCACTCTTAACAAAGCAcgactctttttgttttttgttttttttaagaagtaggctatttttttttaaatacacagaaTAAATAAACGGACGCGAATCGCCTtatttgggggagaaaaaaagcatttgatttttttttcttttttacacaaaaactgTGTGCAAAATAACACTCGGCGAGACGGTTTTCTGATGTGTTGCATGCATTTGTTTACACGtccgcttgttgttgttgttgtttttaattaattaattaatttatttatctattgcTTCTTGTTGCGCAAAAAGCTTACAGGCGTcagcagaaaaacaaattatacgAGTGTCATGCGTGGATCAAATCGAGCGGAGTACAACTTGTTCTCATGCATTATGTAGCTAGAGGAGGCGACTACTACGAGTTgtagagtttgtgtgtgtatggagACACACATGCATCgcggttgtgtttgtgtgcgtttaaTATATAGCATTAGAAATAAAGCATTGCGCCTAATGCTACGTGTTTCTAAGCTTGCGAAAATACATTATGCACCATCACATCGAGTAACAATCAGTAGAACGGTTTTCAGAATTTGACATTTAATTCAAATTGACTGCTAACCAAATATATGCACGTGGGTAAAGGgccattaaaacacacacacacacacacgcacgcacacacacacacacttggaatTATtgcaacacaagtaaacaataTTACGCTATTGTTAATTAATTCCGTATGTGTGGACATGTAGGGAGGGGCTTGTTTTCTGTAATAGGCAAATAATCTGCACGTTTTGCATCATTTTTGGATGTTAATATGAATACGTTAAAGTGGGCAAAATATATAAGTTCTGGATTGATTCGCTTGCAGGTCCGAGATCCCGCAAACCAAAGAAGAGCACCAGTAAGGAGGACAAGCGACCACGCACGGCCTTCACCGCCGAGCAGCTGCAGAGACTCAAGACCGAGTTCCAGACCAACCGCTACCTGACCGAGCAGCGGCGCCAGAACCTGGCCCAGGAACTGGGCCTGAACGAGTCCCAGATCAAGATCTGGTTCCAGAACAAGCGCGCCAAGATCAAAAAGGCCAACGGGAGCAAGAACACACTGGCCCTGCACCTGATGGCGCAGGGCCTCTACAACCACGCCACCGTCACCAAGGACGACAAATCCGACAGCGACTGAACAGGACCCTCCTTttagggttgttgttgttgttttttttttttgtttttttttaaatagtctaTCCTACCACACAGAAATATAAAGCAAGACTACAGAATATAGTGAAGTCAGTTCACATGATCCCACTATATAGGAAT contains:
- the en2a gene encoding homeobox protein engrailed-2a; translation: MEENERGSRDESAESNRAILPLLQVQGGNAQNPHRVTNFFIDNILRPDFGRKKDTGANHQHRRGESILSPPPPLPPPPPPPPESLGSPAAPQTEPVGSTVPTEGTSTPHADKPAIAAEEPLKARGESGDQCLSSDSDSSQASSNAAPAQQPMLWPAWVYCTRYSDRPSSGPRSRKPKKSTSKEDKRPRTAFTAEQLQRLKTEFQTNRYLTEQRRQNLAQELGLNESQIKIWFQNKRAKIKKANGSKNTLALHLMAQGLYNHATVTKDDKSDSD